One genomic segment of Catalinimonas alkaloidigena includes these proteins:
- the rimO gene encoding 30S ribosomal protein S12 methylthiotransferase RimO, which yields MKTKGIKKDKVNVVTLGCSKNLVDSEVMLTQLKGNNINATHESQKDDANVIIVNTCGFIDNAKQESIDTILRYADAKQSGMIDKLYVTGCLSQRYRDDLEKEIPQVDAFFGTMELPLLLKKFKADYKHELVGERITTTSRHYAYMKIAEGCDRPCSFCAIPLMRGKHVSQPIETLVQQAKSLARNGTKELLLIAQDSTYYGLDLYGKRNLSELLKQLSDVEGIDWIRLHYAFPSGFPTDVLDVMAERSNICNYLDMPLQHGSSRMLKLMRRGTTREKTEALIHQIREKIPNLTLRTTLIAGHAGETEEDHADMMGFVEKMRFDRLGIFTYSHEEGTHAYAMEDNVPDKVKQQRANEVMELQEKISYELNQEKVGSIQKVLIDRKESGNYIGRTEGDSPEVDNEVIIPADKNYLRIGDFAQVRIVDATDFDLFGEAVQQ from the coding sequence TTGAAAACAAAAGGGATCAAAAAAGATAAAGTAAATGTCGTCACCTTAGGTTGTTCCAAAAACCTGGTAGACTCTGAGGTGATGCTTACGCAGCTCAAAGGTAACAATATTAATGCTACCCACGAGTCTCAAAAGGATGACGCCAATGTCATTATTGTTAATACCTGCGGTTTTATTGACAATGCCAAGCAGGAGTCTATTGACACCATTCTTCGCTATGCCGATGCCAAGCAAAGTGGTATGATAGATAAGTTGTACGTGACCGGCTGTCTTTCGCAGCGCTACCGTGATGATCTGGAAAAAGAAATCCCTCAGGTAGATGCTTTCTTCGGCACTATGGAGCTTCCCCTTTTGCTCAAAAAGTTCAAGGCAGATTACAAGCATGAGCTGGTAGGTGAGCGAATTACTACTACCTCCCGCCACTATGCGTATATGAAGATTGCGGAAGGCTGCGATCGCCCCTGTTCTTTCTGCGCTATTCCGCTGATGCGAGGTAAGCATGTCTCCCAACCGATAGAGACCCTGGTACAGCAAGCTAAATCCCTGGCTCGCAATGGCACCAAAGAGCTGCTGCTCATTGCCCAGGACTCTACCTACTATGGCCTGGACCTTTATGGCAAAAGAAATCTGTCAGAACTCTTAAAGCAGCTTTCCGATGTAGAAGGCATAGACTGGATTCGCCTGCACTATGCTTTCCCTTCGGGCTTTCCTACGGATGTGCTGGATGTGATGGCGGAGCGCTCTAATATCTGTAATTACCTGGACATGCCTTTGCAGCACGGTTCCAGCCGCATGCTTAAGCTGATGCGTCGGGGTACTACACGTGAAAAAACGGAAGCACTGATTCATCAGATTCGTGAGAAGATTCCTAACCTTACCTTGCGGACTACGCTCATTGCCGGTCATGCCGGGGAGACGGAGGAAGATCATGCGGATATGATGGGTTTTGTAGAGAAAATGCGCTTTGATCGTCTGGGCATCTTTACCTATTCTCATGAAGAAGGGACGCATGCCTACGCTATGGAAGATAATGTGCCTGACAAAGTAAAGCAGCAGCGGGCTAATGAAGTGATGGAGTTACAAGAGAAAATCTCTTACGAACTTAATCAGGAGAAGGTTGGAAGCATACAGAAAGTATTGATTGACCGTAAGGAAAGCGGGAACTACATTGGTAGAACAGAGGGGGATTCACCAGAGGTAGATAATGAGGTAATTATTCCTGCCGACAAGAATTATCTGCGCATAGGCGACTTCGCCCAGGTACGTATAGTAGATGCTACTGACTTTGACCTCTTTGGAGAAGCAGTTCAACAATAA
- a CDS encoding DUF6452 family protein, protein MKHLLLFLPRHFLFWMCLLPLAMTACLDENVSCVTDTFDTARVEFLKLDRSNARNDTLYIASILASNGAYLDVQDTALRRVSLPLDPSGNQVTFYVNWKEDSAAELQTDTLVLAYELEQKLVSPECGVEQRYVNLRSINPAFDSLLVVEPDINLFTNPNIRIYTCQYEYTNLARARFYRIDTTSTDPVVTTNVLDTLIFTSITDDLGNVILEESDTLDRIRLPVDTNRNNTTFFFEIENDEGEIVSRSLNVSYFVDTVQIFDCLPQTRVNSLDVDSDDYDFQDVEVNTEELNINNNLNLEIFF, encoded by the coding sequence ATGAAGCACCTACTTTTATTCCTGCCTCGCCATTTTTTGTTTTGGATGTGCCTACTGCCGCTGGCGATGACTGCCTGCCTGGACGAAAACGTCAGTTGTGTCACCGATACTTTTGACACTGCCAGGGTTGAGTTTTTGAAGCTGGACCGGAGCAATGCCCGTAATGATACGCTCTACATAGCGTCTATACTGGCCAGCAATGGCGCTTACCTTGATGTGCAGGATACTGCCCTGAGAAGGGTTTCCCTTCCACTAGACCCTTCCGGCAATCAGGTAACCTTTTATGTCAATTGGAAAGAAGATTCTGCTGCTGAACTACAAACGGATACCCTGGTACTGGCGTATGAACTGGAACAAAAGCTGGTTTCACCCGAATGTGGGGTAGAACAGCGTTATGTAAATCTCAGGAGCATTAATCCTGCCTTTGATTCATTATTGGTCGTGGAACCTGATATTAATCTTTTTACTAATCCTAATATCAGGATTTATACCTGTCAGTACGAATATACCAATTTGGCACGGGCTCGCTTTTATAGGATAGACACCACCAGTACCGATCCGGTGGTGACTACCAATGTATTAGATACGCTCATATTTACAAGCATTACCGATGATCTGGGAAATGTTATTTTGGAAGAGAGTGATACGCTTGACCGTATTCGCTTACCTGTGGATACCAATCGCAACAACACTACCTTCTTCTTTGAGATTGAAAATGATGAAGGAGAAATTGTCAGTCGTAGTTTAAATGTTTCTTACTTTGTAGATACCGTACAGATATTCGACTGCCTGCCTCAAACCAGAGTTAACAGCCTGGATGTTGACAGTGATGAC